The proteins below come from a single Stutzerimonas stutzeri RCH2 genomic window:
- a CDS encoding LysR family transcriptional regulator, whose translation MDKLKAMANFVRIVDNGSLSSAADATGQSVASVVRSLAALERHLGVRLLNRSTRRMALTDEGAEYLAWSRRMLADFADMEQRLEASDGAVRGLLRITAPMEFGQRYVAPLVNEFLKEHAEIRVELSLSDQIVPLLDERLDLALRIGHLPDSAMVARQIGSTRLVTCASPDYLSTAPAIDTPAALKDHACIAFAAQGRHWYYRHGEKEQAEEITPRLTCNQIRAASLACVQGLGITRLMHYQVAEELADGRLVRVLRDYEPRDLPIQLVYPHALQLSPRVRAFVDWVCPRLERGLPGLG comes from the coding sequence ATGGACAAGCTCAAGGCAATGGCCAACTTCGTTCGCATCGTCGACAACGGCAGCCTGAGCTCGGCCGCCGATGCCACCGGGCAATCCGTGGCATCGGTGGTGCGCTCACTGGCGGCGCTGGAACGGCACCTCGGCGTACGCCTGCTGAACCGCAGCACCCGACGCATGGCACTGACCGACGAGGGCGCGGAATACCTGGCCTGGAGCCGGCGCATGCTGGCGGACTTCGCCGACATGGAGCAGCGCCTGGAAGCCAGCGACGGCGCCGTCCGCGGCCTGCTGCGTATCACCGCACCGATGGAGTTCGGCCAACGTTACGTCGCGCCGCTGGTGAACGAATTTCTCAAGGAACATGCAGAGATCCGGGTCGAGCTGAGCCTGAGCGACCAGATCGTTCCGCTGCTCGACGAACGCCTCGACCTCGCCCTGCGCATCGGCCACCTCCCCGACTCGGCCATGGTCGCCCGGCAGATCGGCAGCACCCGGCTGGTCACCTGCGCCAGCCCCGACTACCTGAGCACCGCCCCCGCCATCGACACCCCGGCGGCGCTCAAGGACCACGCCTGCATCGCCTTCGCCGCCCAGGGCCGCCACTGGTACTACCGCCACGGCGAAAAGGAACAGGCCGAAGAAATCACCCCACGCCTGACCTGCAACCAGATCCGCGCCGCCAGTCTCGCCTGCGTGCAAGGTCTCGGCATCACGCGGCTGATGCACTATCAGGTGGCAGAAGAACTGGCTGATGGTCGTCTGGTAAGAGTGCTCAGGGATTACGAACCGAGGGACCTGCCGATCCAATTGGTCTACCCACACGCCTTGCAGCTATCGCCAAGGGTGCGGGCGTTTGTGGATTGGGTTTGTCCGAGGTTGGAGAGGGGTTTGCCGGGGTTGGGTTAG
- the ggt gene encoding gamma-glutamyltransferase — protein sequence MRLLQISRLTLGVAIVATGHIAHGALLEGGAVAAPDEYSAKVAAQVLKAGGNAVDAAVATAFTLAVTYPEAGNIGGGGFMTLYIEGKPYFLDYREVAPKAASKTMYLDDKGEVIENLSLVGARASGVPGTVLGMWEAHQRFGKLPWSELITPAVGYAREGFTVADQQFQYREDAIGLFNGTTNFEDYFGAMKAGSTFRQPELAETLERIADKGPDDFYKGKTADLLVAQMQRDDGLITKEDLADYRVKWREPMRVDWQGNSLYTAPLPSSGGIALAQLIGMKEQRAADFKGVELNSARYIHLLAEIEKRVFADRADYLGDPDYSDVPVAKLTSPEYLKQRASEINPTAISETEKVRPGLEPRQTTHFSIVDADGNAVSNTYTLNLDYGSGVVVKGAGFLLNDEMDDFSAKPGVANAFGVVGSDANAIEPGKRMLSSMSPSIVTRDGKVSLVLGTPGGSRIFTSIFQVLNNVYDFDMPLEKAVAAQRVHHQLLPKDTIYYDAHAPLTGEVADELKAMGYTLEDQGWLMGDIQAIRVDGTRLQTGSDPRGRGVGMVVKP from the coding sequence ATGCGTTTGCTTCAGATCAGCAGGTTGACCCTTGGCGTGGCGATCGTCGCCACCGGCCACATCGCCCACGGCGCGCTTCTGGAGGGCGGGGCGGTCGCAGCCCCCGATGAGTACAGCGCCAAGGTGGCCGCTCAGGTGCTCAAGGCCGGCGGCAATGCGGTGGATGCCGCGGTGGCGACCGCCTTCACCTTGGCCGTTACCTACCCCGAGGCCGGCAATATCGGCGGCGGTGGCTTCATGACGCTGTACATCGAGGGCAAGCCGTACTTTCTGGATTACCGGGAAGTCGCGCCCAAGGCCGCCAGCAAGACCATGTACCTCGACGACAAGGGCGAAGTGATCGAGAACCTGAGCCTGGTCGGCGCCAGGGCCTCCGGTGTGCCCGGCACCGTGTTGGGCATGTGGGAGGCCCATCAGCGCTTCGGCAAGCTGCCCTGGAGCGAGCTCATCACCCCGGCGGTCGGCTATGCCCGCGAAGGCTTCACCGTTGCCGACCAGCAGTTCCAGTACCGCGAGGACGCCATCGGGCTGTTCAACGGTACGACCAACTTCGAGGATTACTTCGGCGCCATGAAGGCGGGTTCCACCTTCCGCCAGCCGGAACTGGCCGAGACCCTGGAGCGCATCGCCGACAAGGGGCCTGACGACTTCTACAAAGGTAAGACCGCCGACTTGCTGGTTGCGCAGATGCAGCGTGACGACGGGCTCATCACCAAGGAGGACCTGGCCGACTACCGCGTCAAATGGCGCGAACCGATGCGTGTCGACTGGCAGGGCAACAGCCTCTACACCGCGCCACTGCCCAGCTCCGGCGGCATCGCCCTGGCGCAGCTGATCGGCATGAAGGAGCAGCGCGCCGCCGACTTCAAGGGCGTCGAGCTGAACTCGGCACGCTACATCCACCTGCTCGCGGAGATCGAGAAGCGCGTCTTTGCCGACCGTGCCGACTACCTCGGCGACCCGGACTATTCCGACGTGCCGGTCGCGAAGCTGACCTCGCCCGAGTACCTGAAGCAGCGCGCGTCCGAGATCAATCCAACGGCCATCTCGGAGACCGAGAAGGTGCGCCCGGGCCTCGAACCGCGGCAGACGACGCACTTCTCCATCGTCGATGCCGACGGCAACGCGGTCAGCAACACCTACACCCTCAACCTGGACTACGGCAGCGGCGTGGTGGTCAAGGGGGCCGGATTTTTGCTCAACGACGAGATGGACGACTTCAGTGCCAAGCCGGGCGTTGCCAATGCCTTCGGTGTGGTCGGCAGCGACGCCAACGCCATCGAGCCGGGCAAGCGCATGCTGTCCTCCATGAGTCCGAGCATCGTCACGCGCGACGGCAAGGTCAGCCTAGTGCTCGGCACGCCGGGCGGCTCGCGCATCTTCACCTCGATCTTTCAGGTGCTGAACAACGTCTACGACTTCGACATGCCGCTGGAAAAAGCCGTGGCTGCGCAACGGGTGCACCATCAGCTCTTGCCGAAGGACACCATCTATTACGACGCCCATGCACCGCTGACCGGCGAGGTTGCCGACGAGCTGAAAGCCATGGGTTACACGCTGGAGGATCAGGGCTGGCTTATGGGTGATATCCAGGCGATACGCGTCGACGGCACGCGCCTGCAGACTGGATCAGACCCGCGCGGGCGTGGCGTTGGGATGGTCGTTAAACCCTGA
- a CDS encoding DUF3047 domain-containing protein translates to MTNTIPLEPLARTGSVSTPAQFEAQLTDIAAPLAGEAVLGLRALYLPWRVGSWLDTGLLVKAGDQLTFVLEGGVEVSRALGIRYSAELATWARIGERGPIFRALHDTQSFTAEQDGPLQLKLYPRDRWLDASGRYSGEPPAFNPDEGGGVNVGIIHWRPGTDIAEVLGQAAAGRDAAHWASRELARLRTPRAPLPGGWQELWELGPSTVFSAVTPAQAGRAPARAIRLHTRDDVSILQKEADLSLSARTTLSWKWKVDRLPSSVAEDQIHTHDYLSIAVEFDNGRDLTFYWSRDLPEGTHFHCPLPGWHDRETHVVVRSGTADLGQWLSEEQNILDHYRSAIGGEPPARIRRVWLIGVSLFQHGEGEATFGDILLRDVGIEKRIY, encoded by the coding sequence ATGACAAACACCATCCCGCTCGAGCCCCTCGCCAGGACCGGCTCTGTGTCGACGCCGGCGCAATTCGAGGCCCAACTCACCGACATCGCGGCGCCGCTGGCGGGCGAGGCGGTGCTCGGGCTGCGCGCGCTGTACTTGCCCTGGCGCGTCGGGTCCTGGCTGGACACCGGCCTGCTGGTGAAGGCCGGCGATCAGCTGACCTTCGTGCTCGAGGGCGGCGTTGAGGTCTCCCGGGCGCTGGGCATCCGTTATTCGGCGGAGCTGGCGACCTGGGCGCGCATCGGCGAGCGGGGGCCGATCTTCCGCGCGTTGCACGACACTCAGAGCTTCACGGCGGAGCAGGACGGCCCCCTGCAGCTCAAGCTCTACCCGCGCGATCGCTGGCTCGATGCCAGCGGCCGCTACAGTGGCGAGCCGCCAGCGTTCAACCCCGACGAGGGCGGCGGCGTCAATGTCGGCATCATCCACTGGCGGCCCGGCACCGATATCGCCGAGGTGCTGGGCCAGGCTGCGGCCGGTCGCGACGCCGCGCACTGGGCCAGCCGCGAGCTGGCGCGCCTGCGTACACCGCGTGCGCCCTTGCCCGGTGGCTGGCAGGAACTCTGGGAACTGGGGCCGTCCACGGTGTTCTCAGCTGTCACGCCGGCCCAGGCGGGCCGGGCGCCGGCACGGGCCATCCGCCTGCATACCCGTGACGATGTCTCCATCCTGCAGAAAGAGGCCGACCTGTCGCTGAGCGCGCGCACCACGCTGAGCTGGAAGTGGAAGGTTGATCGGTTGCCCTCGTCGGTCGCCGAAGACCAGATCCACACCCATGACTACCTGAGCATCGCGGTGGAGTTCGACAACGGCCGCGACCTTACCTTCTATTGGAGCCGGGATCTCCCCGAAGGCACGCACTTCCACTGCCCGCTGCCCGGCTGGCACGACCGCGAGACGCATGTCGTGGTGCGTTCGGGCACCGCCGATCTCGGCCAATGGCTGAGCGAGGAGCAGAACATACTGGACCACTACCGCTCCGCCATCGGCGGCGAGCCCCCAGCACGCATCCGTCGAGTCTGGCTGATCGGGGTCAGCCTGTTCCAGCATGGTGAAGGGGAGGCGACCTTCGGCGATATCCTGCTCCGGGATGTCGGTATCGAAAAACGTATCTACTGA
- a CDS encoding VOC family protein, whose product MNQSASPARILAYDHIGIRVSDRPRAMAFYQALGFVESASFPLFEANEMLSPDGVRINLIFNGARAPDAHNVLLDEPVKRPGMTHPAFIVDDLAALQHWLEAQGIVITEGPHPIGPRRIALFIRDPDGNVLEFNQLIRGGAQ is encoded by the coding sequence ATGAATCAATCAGCCAGTCCCGCCCGCATTCTCGCCTACGACCACATCGGTATTCGTGTCAGCGACCGGCCGCGGGCGATGGCCTTCTACCAGGCGCTGGGCTTCGTCGAGAGCGCGAGCTTTCCGCTGTTCGAAGCGAACGAAATGCTCAGCCCGGACGGCGTGCGCATCAACCTGATCTTCAACGGTGCGCGTGCGCCTGATGCGCACAACGTGCTGCTGGATGAGCCGGTCAAGCGGCCCGGCATGACCCATCCGGCGTTTATCGTCGATGACCTCGCGGCGCTCCAGCATTGGCTAGAGGCGCAGGGCATCGTCATCACCGAGGGGCCGCATCCCATCGGCCCGCGGCGGATCGCGCTGTTCATCCGCGACCCGGACGGCAACGTTCTGGAATTCAATCAGCTCATCAGAGGAGGTGCGCAATGA
- a CDS encoding glutathione S-transferase family protein → MKLYDLGPSGNCYKVRLFAALANIDLELVAVDFANGAHKKPPLSELNPLEQLPILDDGGHIVRDSQAILVYLAGAYGGLAWWPDNPRGQAEIVQWLSFTANEIQQSLNAARLVQKFGYPLDKAAALAKAPAVLKLLDDHLQRHDWLAIDRPTIADCAVYPYVVLAPEGDVDLTPYRHVARWMERLEALPGYLPKP, encoded by the coding sequence ATGAAACTGTACGACCTGGGTCCATCCGGCAACTGCTACAAGGTGCGGCTGTTCGCTGCGCTGGCAAATATCGACCTTGAACTGGTAGCCGTGGATTTCGCCAATGGCGCACACAAGAAGCCGCCGCTGTCCGAGCTGAACCCGCTGGAGCAGTTGCCGATTCTGGATGATGGCGGGCATATCGTCCGCGACTCGCAGGCCATTCTGGTCTACCTCGCCGGCGCATACGGCGGCCTGGCGTGGTGGCCGGACAACCCGCGCGGGCAGGCGGAGATCGTGCAGTGGCTGTCCTTCACCGCGAACGAGATCCAGCAGAGCCTGAATGCGGCGCGGCTGGTTCAGAAGTTCGGCTATCCGCTGGACAAGGCCGCGGCGCTGGCGAAGGCACCGGCGGTGCTCAAGCTGCTGGACGATCATCTGCAGCGCCACGACTGGCTGGCGATCGACCGGCCGACCATCGCCGATTGCGCGGTCTACCCCTACGTGGTGCTGGCGCCAGAGGGCGATGTGGATCTCACCCCGTACCGCCACGTCGCCCGCTGGATGGAGCGGCTGGAAGCGTTGCCGGGTTATCTGCCCAAGCCCTGA
- a CDS encoding IS1182 family transposase gives MMGQLPGGQQRLFYSFNLEDHVPAQHLLRSIDQCLDLSDLRAYLADFYSPIGRPSIDPELMVRMLVVGYCYGIRSERRLCEEVHLNLAYRWFCRLGLEDEVPNHSTFSKNRHGRFRDSDLFRWLFNEVLRRCMAAGLVKGEGFAVDASIIKADASRQRGVVGDEVDWSDPKLSSRAVREYLEALDEDALAEALPKKISLTDPQSRWTAAPGGPAFFAYSTNYLIDTEHGVIMDVEATPAHRTTEVDSTRTMVERVEAQFDLTPERLIGDTAYGTAPMLAWMVEEKDIEPHVPVWDKTERKDDSLSSNDFHWNQEADEYRCPTGKPLRSEWRAFTQKRSRVTKANTIIYRSSQTDCVTCPLKAKCCPNTPNRKIVRSIHEAARDVARRIAKTPEYLVSRCERKKVEMLFAHLKRIMKLDRLRLRGLTGATDEFTMAAMVQNLRRMAKLLPQGPPLTG, from the coding sequence ATGATGGGACAGTTACCGGGAGGACAGCAGCGCCTGTTCTACTCGTTCAATCTCGAAGATCACGTCCCGGCCCAACATCTCCTGCGCAGCATCGACCAGTGCCTGGATCTCAGTGATCTGCGCGCCTATCTGGCGGATTTCTATAGCCCCATCGGGCGTCCCTCGATTGACCCGGAATTGATGGTGCGCATGCTGGTCGTCGGCTACTGCTATGGCATTCGTTCCGAGCGGCGATTGTGCGAAGAGGTGCACCTGAACCTGGCCTATCGCTGGTTCTGCCGGCTGGGTCTGGAAGACGAAGTACCTAATCACTCGACCTTCTCGAAGAATCGCCATGGCCGTTTCCGTGACAGCGATCTGTTCCGCTGGTTGTTCAATGAAGTGCTGCGGCGCTGCATGGCAGCCGGCCTAGTCAAGGGCGAAGGTTTCGCCGTCGACGCCAGCATCATCAAGGCGGATGCCAGCCGGCAACGTGGGGTGGTGGGAGATGAAGTCGATTGGAGCGATCCAAAGCTCAGCAGCCGCGCCGTGCGCGAGTACCTCGAAGCACTTGATGAAGATGCGTTGGCTGAGGCTCTTCCCAAGAAGATTTCGCTCACCGATCCTCAGTCCCGTTGGACAGCAGCACCAGGCGGCCCGGCCTTCTTTGCCTACTCCACAAATTACCTGATCGACACTGAGCACGGTGTGATCATGGATGTGGAAGCGACCCCGGCGCACCGTACCACCGAAGTCGACTCGACCAGGACGATGGTCGAGCGTGTCGAAGCGCAGTTCGACCTCACACCGGAACGCCTCATCGGCGACACCGCCTATGGCACTGCCCCGATGCTGGCCTGGATGGTCGAAGAGAAGGACATCGAGCCGCATGTGCCGGTGTGGGACAAGACTGAGCGCAAGGACGACAGTCTCTCCAGTAACGACTTCCACTGGAATCAGGAAGCCGATGAATATCGCTGCCCAACCGGCAAACCGCTACGCAGTGAATGGCGCGCCTTCACCCAGAAAAGATCGCGGGTAACCAAGGCCAACACCATCATCTACCGCTCCAGCCAAACCGACTGCGTCACCTGTCCGTTGAAAGCGAAATGCTGCCCCAACACACCGAATCGGAAGATCGTTCGCAGCATCCATGAGGCTGCCCGCGATGTGGCTCGACGCATCGCCAAGACACCGGAATACCTCGTCTCACGTTGCGAACGGAAGAAGGTGGAGATGCTTTTCGCCCATCTTAAACGGATCATGAAACTCGACCGTTTACGACTGCGTGGCCTGACAGGCGCCACTGACGAATTCACCATGGCTGCGATGGTGCAGAACCTGCGCCGCATGGCCAAGCTTTTGCCTCAAGGGCCACCGCTCACGGGATAG
- a CDS encoding carbohydrate porin, which yields MTTSLRFGSGVLAACLFTSAHAADYSPDQFLFGDWNGSRTRLHEAGVDLQITYVNELAWNTQGGDDHTGTYSDQLMFDAALDLDKLLGWSGAGFRFSVVNRNGENLNAEADLGVLLQPQEIHGYGSVTRLVQFYYQQALLDDRLLVKLGRLPMSGEIFPFACPFQNLGFCGTVPGYITPNWFTWPISQWGATARYQLDAEWSLQTALYQVNPRFTEREQGLNFGSPSGTTGYHAVAELGWTPTFSGQPGAYRLGLWRNTGDFEDIYRDAAGRPMALSGAPAAEHDKATGGYLMAEQQLWQSSTVAERRLKLFANFIQSDPDVTYIERIWQVGGILSAPFASRPHDELGLGLGRLEINDDARKHLREQGGQVPDVEYPAELYYRVALTPAISLTPNIQYFHRPGGFDDAEDVVVVGLKTVVSF from the coding sequence ATGACAACAAGCCTGCGCTTCGGCAGCGGCGTTCTCGCCGCCTGCCTGTTCACTTCTGCCCACGCGGCCGATTATTCACCCGATCAGTTCCTCTTCGGCGACTGGAACGGCAGCCGTACCCGTCTGCATGAGGCCGGCGTAGACCTGCAGATCACCTACGTCAACGAGCTGGCCTGGAATACCCAGGGCGGCGATGACCACACCGGCACCTACTCCGATCAGCTGATGTTCGATGCCGCGCTGGACCTGGACAAACTGCTCGGCTGGTCCGGCGCCGGATTCCGCTTCAGCGTGGTCAACCGCAACGGCGAGAACCTCAACGCCGAGGCCGATCTCGGCGTCCTGCTGCAACCCCAGGAAATTCACGGCTACGGCAGCGTCACCCGACTGGTGCAGTTCTATTACCAGCAAGCACTGCTGGACGACCGCCTGCTGGTCAAGCTCGGCCGTTTGCCCATGAGCGGCGAGATCTTCCCCTTCGCCTGCCCGTTCCAGAATCTCGGCTTCTGCGGCACGGTGCCCGGCTATATCACACCGAACTGGTTCACCTGGCCGATCAGCCAGTGGGGCGCCACCGCGCGCTACCAGCTGGACGCAGAGTGGTCGCTGCAGACTGCGCTTTATCAGGTCAACCCGCGTTTCACCGAGCGCGAGCAGGGCCTGAATTTCGGTAGCCCGTCCGGCACCACCGGCTACCACGCGGTCGCCGAACTGGGCTGGACGCCAACCTTCTCCGGTCAACCCGGCGCCTATCGCCTGGGCCTCTGGCGCAATACCGGCGACTTCGAGGACATCTACCGTGACGCCGCCGGCCGGCCGATGGCGCTTTCCGGGGCGCCAGCCGCCGAGCACGACAAGGCCACTGGCGGATACCTGATGGCCGAACAGCAGCTCTGGCAGAGCAGCACGGTGGCCGAGCGACGCTTGAAGCTGTTCGCCAACTTCATCCAGTCCGACCCGGACGTGACCTATATCGAGCGCATCTGGCAGGTTGGCGGCATCCTCTCCGCCCCCTTCGCCTCGCGCCCGCATGACGAGCTCGGCCTGGGCCTTGGCCGCCTGGAAATCAACGACGACGCCCGCAAGCACCTGCGCGAACAGGGCGGGCAGGTGCCGGACGTTGAATACCCCGCGGAACTCTACTACCGCGTCGCCCTGACGCCGGCCATCTCGCTGACGCCGAACATCCAGTACTTCCACCGGCCCGGCGGCTTCGACGATGCGGAGGACGTGGTGGTCGTAGGGCTGAAGACGGTGGTCAGCTTCTGA
- a CDS encoding restriction endonuclease, with translation MMTRFGRIETEYSVRGIPSYSLEIWHDGLKKHRVIKGDCEFIIDSKARMQAEEWDQRWEVVSERERHKADRAACKRMTEESKALALKQTQAAQAELNALSTILKGTLEVNDAIDWESLKNKAPFPEKGPAPLKLPLEPKMAVLPREPQIEDQRYNPKLGLLEWLIPSRKVRLLAAAEAVFAADKLAWEEHCVVAEKAHQAALENHAKTVDKAKKIHAGEVAAWEIRRDEYRRERAAEHTQVDAKRMAYEALEPEAIVEYCDLVLSSSKYPEYFPQEFDLDYDPASKTLILDYQLPAPEALPRLKAVKYVVSRDEFEENTITEAQASKLYDDVLYQVSLRTLHELFEADVIDALEAVNFNGIVTAVDRSTGKAVTSCVLSIRASKAEFTQINLDQVDPKACFKSLKGVGSSKLHGLAPVAPIMQLRKEDARFVSSYDVASTLDESFNLAAMGWEDFEHLIRELFEQEFSVNGGEVKVTQASRDGGVDAVAFDPDPIRGGKIVIQAKRYTNTVGVSAVRDLYGTVLNEGATKGILVTTSDYGPDSYAFAAGKPLVLLSGANLLHMLQKHGHKARIDLREAKQMAST, from the coding sequence ATGATGACCCGATTCGGCCGAATCGAAACCGAATACAGCGTTCGTGGCATCCCCAGCTACAGCCTAGAAATCTGGCATGACGGCCTGAAAAAGCATCGTGTTATCAAGGGTGACTGCGAGTTCATCATCGACTCTAAAGCTAGGATGCAAGCTGAAGAATGGGATCAACGATGGGAGGTTGTCTCAGAACGAGAGCGGCATAAGGCAGATCGTGCTGCTTGCAAAAGAATGACAGAAGAAAGTAAAGCGCTGGCATTGAAACAAACGCAGGCAGCTCAAGCTGAGCTCAATGCATTAAGCACCATCCTCAAAGGAACGCTTGAAGTCAATGATGCGATTGACTGGGAAAGCCTTAAGAACAAGGCCCCCTTCCCCGAGAAAGGCCCAGCCCCACTAAAGCTTCCACTAGAGCCAAAAATGGCCGTTCTTCCAAGAGAACCCCAAATAGAGGACCAAAGATATAATCCTAAGCTGGGTCTTCTAGAGTGGCTTATACCTTCCCGCAAAGTCCGCCTTCTAGCGGCAGCCGAAGCTGTTTTTGCTGCCGACAAGCTAGCGTGGGAGGAACATTGCGTAGTGGCGGAGAAAGCGCACCAAGCAGCCCTAGAGAATCACGCAAAAACAGTGGATAAAGCAAAAAAAATTCATGCTGGAGAAGTTGCCGCCTGGGAAATAAGGCGAGACGAATACAGAAGGGAAAGGGCGGCAGAACATACTCAAGTAGATGCAAAACGAATGGCATATGAGGCATTAGAGCCCGAGGCAATAGTCGAGTATTGCGACCTCGTTTTATCCTCATCAAAATATCCTGAGTACTTTCCTCAAGAATTTGATCTGGATTACGACCCTGCTTCTAAGACACTGATCTTGGACTACCAACTTCCAGCACCAGAAGCTTTACCTCGTTTGAAGGCAGTCAAATATGTAGTTAGCCGGGATGAGTTCGAAGAAAACACTATCACCGAAGCCCAAGCATCAAAACTGTACGACGACGTGCTTTACCAAGTATCCCTTCGAACCTTGCACGAGTTGTTTGAAGCAGATGTGATTGATGCACTTGAAGCAGTGAATTTCAACGGAATTGTAACTGCTGTAGACAGATCAACAGGCAAGGCAGTGACTTCCTGTGTCCTATCGATCAGAGCTAGCAAAGCCGAATTCACTCAAATCAATCTTGATCAAGTGGACCCCAAGGCTTGCTTCAAATCTCTGAAAGGCGTGGGAAGTTCTAAACTGCACGGGCTGGCACCCGTAGCGCCAATTATGCAGCTCCGTAAAGAGGATGCTCGCTTTGTATCCTCATACGACGTAGCAAGCACGCTCGACGAGAGCTTCAACCTCGCGGCAATGGGGTGGGAAGACTTCGAGCACCTGATTCGAGAGCTATTCGAACAAGAATTTTCGGTGAACGGTGGCGAGGTAAAGGTCACTCAAGCAAGCCGCGATGGCGGTGTTGATGCAGTAGCTTTTGATCCAGACCCTATTCGTGGTGGAAAAATCGTGATTCAAGCTAAGCGGTATACCAACACCGTCGGGGTAAGTGCTGTACGCGACCTTTACGGTACAGTGCTTAACGAAGGCGCAACGAAAGGAATCTTGGTTACCACATCCGATTACGGCCCGGATTCATATGCCTTCGCAGCTGGAAAGCCACTTGTCCTTCTGAGTGGAGCAAACCTTTTGCATATGCTGCAGAAGCATGGACATAAGGCAAGAATCGACCTCAGAGAGGCAAAACAAATGGCATCGACCTAA
- a CDS encoding VOC family protein produces the protein MLNHVMVGSNDIERSKRFYDAVLGVLGAGEPLRNVGPSGHTRLFYRHDGSLFGVTEPINGEEATVGNGGTIGFKCSSAEQVKAFHDVGVAHGGTTCEEPPGLRETSLGALHLSYVRDPDGNKLCAIYRPQ, from the coding sequence ATGCTCAACCATGTAATGGTCGGTTCGAATGATATTGAACGGTCAAAGCGGTTCTACGATGCCGTGCTCGGCGTACTCGGCGCTGGCGAGCCGTTGCGCAACGTGGGGCCATCCGGGCATACCCGCCTGTTCTACCGCCACGACGGCAGCCTGTTCGGTGTCACCGAGCCCATCAACGGTGAGGAAGCGACCGTCGGCAACGGCGGCACGATTGGCTTCAAGTGCAGCTCGGCCGAGCAGGTCAAGGCGTTTCACGATGTCGGCGTCGCCCATGGCGGCACCACCTGTGAGGAGCCGCCGGGACTGCGCGAAACCAGCCTCGGCGCGTTGCACCTCAGCTATGTGCGCGACCCTGACGGCAACAAGCTGTGCGCCATCTACCGCCCGCAGTAA